GACTGTTAAACAATGCATTGGCTACCACCACGGCCATGCCGGCCATGGTGATCACCAACAGAAACAGCACGGCAATAGAAGTGCAGAAACCGGAGAGGTTGCTTACTTCTTTCTTGGCAATTTCCGCTACTGACAATCCATCATGACGCACCGAGGCGAATAAAATGACCATGTCATGGACAGCCCCGGCCATGACTGCGCCGATCAGAATCCATAAAGTACCGGGCAAATAGCCGAATTGGGCGGCCAGTACCGGGCCAACCAAGGGACCGGCGCCGGCAATAGCGGCAAAATGATGGCCGAAGGTAATCCACTTATTGGTGGGAACATAGTCGCGGCCGTCATTGTGCGAAATCGCCGGGGTAGTACGGCTGCGGTCAAGGGAGAGTACCTTGGCGGCGATGAACGAGCCATAAATCCGATAAGCAAGGGTTAGCCAAAGCGCCGCAATGATAACGAGATAAAGACCATTCATAACAAGCTTCCTCCTATTTTGTTAGAATATTAGATATCCTCCATAAGATAATGGAATTTATCAAAATATGAAATAAAAAAACGGTCAACGGCTTAAATTCACCGCTGACCGGAAATAGGAAAAGGCCAATGGAAATGAAATGACAAGTTATGGCTTAGGGCATGCCAAGAACCTCTTTCAGCGTTTTTACCAGCTTTCGGCTAACCGGAATCTGACTCTTCTCCAGGTTGGACATTTTTAACCAATAGGTTCCTTTGAACCAGGGAATAATTTCAGAGATTTTTTCCAGATTTACGATATAGCTTTTGTGAATGCGCAAAAATGGCTCGCCCCGGAGGCGGTCCTCCAAATCGGCCAGTGTGTTGCTGATGGTATAAGTAGTGGCTTCGGTTACAATTTCGAGGGTATCGCCGGCGCTTTGAGCAAATACAATATCCTGAAAATCAAGCAGAACGATTTTACCCTGTTTGTATACCGGTAATTTTCTCAACCGAGGTTTGGCCTGGAGCAGGGCATCCACTTTTTCAGCCGCCGACTGCCAGGTTTGTTCCCGGGCAATATGACGGATGCGATCAACCGTATGAGCCAGCCGGCCTGGTTCAAACGGTTTCAGCAAATAGTCAACGGCGTCCAGTTCGAAAGCCTTCACCGCGTATTCATCATAAGCGGTGGCAAAGACAACCAGCATATTGGGCGCTAAGCGGCGAAGCTCTTTAGCTGTTTCGTAGCCATCCATGCCGCGCATCTGGATATCAAGAAACATCAACTGCGGACGAAGTTCGGCAGCCAGTTCCAGCGCGGCGACGCTGCTGTCGGCCTCACCGACAATTTCGATATCGGCATAAGGCGATAATAAAAAACGCAGCTCGTCACGAGCAGGCAATTCATCATCTACAATGAGGGCTCTGCAAGTTTTAATGAAGGTCACCTTCTTTCTTTGCCAACAAGGGAATCCGGATGTGCATGGTGCTGCCTGCCCCGGGTGTACTGTCAATGGTCAGTCCATAGTTTTTGCCAAAGATCCCCTTAAGGCGTTCACGGACATTATATAAACCGATACCGGTGTGGGCCGCGTCATGACGCGGCTGCTCCGCAAGCTCCTGCTCTGCCGGGTCCATGCCGACGCCGTCATCGGCAATCGAAATGACGGCATCGGCGCCCTCCAAACGGGAGGTGATACTGATGGCGCCGCCTGATTCCTTCGGCTGCAGACCGTGTTTAATGGCGTTTTCAACCAGCGGCTGTATGGTAAAGGGCGGTATCAGCACGGTTTCTGTCCGGGGATCGATATTATAAGTGACGGCTAGTTTATCGCCAAAACGCGCCTGTTCAATGGACAGGTAGGCGTTTACCTGTGTCAGTTCATCGGACAGAGGAATGGTATGGCTGGATTTTTGCATGCTATGGCGAAAAAATGTGCTGAGTTTGATGATAATATCCCGGGCAGTTTCCGGACGGGTGCGGATGAGGGAACTGATGGTGTTTAATGTATTAAACAGGAAATGCGGGTTGATCTGGGCCTGCAGGGCCCGCATCTCGGCATGGGCAGCCAGTTGGGACTGGCGGTCAATTTCGGCCAGTTCCAGCTGAGTGGAGAACAGATGCGCCAGCCCGGAGGCCAGTTCCATATCCAGCGGAGAAATGCAGCGTTCGGCGGTATGATACAATTTCAGTGCACCAATGACCTGTTGGCCGTGTTTCAGCGGAACGATCACCGCGCTGCCCAAAGTGCACCCGGGATGGTTGCAACCGATTTCACGCTTGGTTGCGGCTGTCTGGATCAAGCCCGTTTTCAAAACTTCCTTGGTAGCCAGGGTGAGCGGGCTGGTTCGGGGAATATGGTGGTCACTGCCTGCGCCGATGTGGGCAAGGATGGTTTGCTGGTCGGTAATGCTTACGGCGGCATACTCATTCAAGCCGTGAATAATGGCGGCTGTGTTTTCCGCCGAGTAGGGCGTCAGGCCCTGACGCAGATAAGGCAGGGTTTGCGTGGAAATGTGCAGCGCCTTTTGCGCCTGGACAGCGCCGATCCGGCTGTGCTGCTCAATGGCATTGTTGACAATAACAATAAAGATGGCGATACCTGCCGGGTTAACGGTGATCATCGGCACTGCAATGGCCTGGATCAGCCCCCAGGCATCCTGAAAAGGCCGGGCAACCGCCAGGATAATTAACATCTGCAAGGTTTCGCCGCAGACTCCGGCCGCCAGGGCGACCGGCCAGGGGATGGGGCGTTCTCTGTAATACAACCGGAACAGACCGCCCAATATTCCTTCGGCTGTGGTGGATATGGCGCAGGCAAAAGCGCTGAACCCTCCTAAACAGTAGCGATGAATACCGGCAATCAGTCCTGCGGCGCCGCCAACGGCCGGTCCCCCCAGCAAACCAGCAGTCATAGCGCCGATCACCCGTGAATTGGCCAGGGCATCGTGTACCGGAATGCCGGTATAGGTACTGAAAATAGCCAGCAATGCAAACAGCAGGATCAGCTTCAGCTTATCGCCGTAGTTGGTCCGATATTTTATCAGTCTTTGAAATACTTTTGTCTGGGACAGGATAAAAGCTGTCGTGGCTATCACGCTCATCCATTCGAACATCGTCACCAGCAGCGAGGAGGAAAAGGGCATGCTTTCACCTGCTTTAATAATTTCAAGGTTTACGTATCATTTATTATTGTAGTCTTACATAAAGGGAATGGTCAAGGTGCCGGTTCAATGGCAAAAGGTACGCACTTTGCCTAATAATACTTTGTTTGTCGTGTATTTCTTCTTACGTAAATGTTCTACGATATGATAAAATAAAACTATCCGTCTTGTTTTTCTAAAAAAATAATCCATATAATATTAACAGATTAAGAAAACACGCGAGGAAGGACTAATATTATGAAGATTCCAGGGATAATTGACGCCCATATCCATTTCTGCCGGGAGGAACCCTATTTTAACCATATTGCAGAATTGGCGGGTCATGAAAATAGCAGTGAGCATCTGAAAGGTCAATATGCCGAGCATAATATTGTTCATGCTGTCGTTATGGGCAACCGGGGTCTGGAATTGAGCCAGCACAACTATCCTGACTATCTTAGCTACTGCATAGGCTTGGACAGCACCTGTTTTAACACGGGAGAGATTGTACAACAGGCTGATTTGGTGGCAAAGCACCTGCAAAGAA
This genomic window from Acetonema longum DSM 6540 contains:
- a CDS encoding LytR/AlgR family response regulator transcription factor; this encodes MTFIKTCRALIVDDELPARDELRFLLSPYADIEIVGEADSSVAALELAAELRPQLMFLDIQMRGMDGYETAKELRRLAPNMLVVFATAYDEYAVKAFELDAVDYLLKPFEPGRLAHTVDRIRHIAREQTWQSAAEKVDALLQAKPRLRKLPVYKQGKIVLLDFQDIVFAQSAGDTLEIVTEATTYTISNTLADLEDRLRGEPFLRIHKSYIVNLEKISEIIPWFKGTYWLKMSNLEKSQIPVSRKLVKTLKEVLGMP
- a CDS encoding sensor histidine kinase, which produces MPFSSSLLVTMFEWMSVIATTAFILSQTKVFQRLIKYRTNYGDKLKLILLFALLAIFSTYTGIPVHDALANSRVIGAMTAGLLGGPAVGGAAGLIAGIHRYCLGGFSAFACAISTTAEGILGGLFRLYYRERPIPWPVALAAGVCGETLQMLIILAVARPFQDAWGLIQAIAVPMITVNPAGIAIFIVIVNNAIEQHSRIGAVQAQKALHISTQTLPYLRQGLTPYSAENTAAIIHGLNEYAAVSITDQQTILAHIGAGSDHHIPRTSPLTLATKEVLKTGLIQTAATKREIGCNHPGCTLGSAVIVPLKHGQQVIGALKLYHTAERCISPLDMELASGLAHLFSTQLELAEIDRQSQLAAHAEMRALQAQINPHFLFNTLNTISSLIRTRPETARDIIIKLSTFFRHSMQKSSHTIPLSDELTQVNAYLSIEQARFGDKLAVTYNIDPRTETVLIPPFTIQPLVENAIKHGLQPKESGGAISITSRLEGADAVISIADDGVGMDPAEQELAEQPRHDAAHTGIGLYNVRERLKGIFGKNYGLTIDSTPGAGSTMHIRIPLLAKKEGDLH